In Thermodesulfovibrio thiophilus DSM 17215, a single genomic region encodes these proteins:
- the hisG gene encoding ATP phosphoribosyltransferase produces the protein MEDKNLKLALPKGSLQELTLKLFKKAGYNINVSHRSYYPVIDDEEISCMLLRAQEIPVYVEKGYLDCGLTGYDWILEQNVDVVEIAELRYAKEGFRPVRWVLAVPEDSPIKSIEELQNKRIATELVGYTKRYLKSKGIKAEVYFSWGATEVKPPYLADAIVDLTETGSSIKANKLRIIDVILESTTRFISNKNTLKNQWKKKKMQDIAMLLQGALLAEEKVGLKMNVPKDSLKKVLSLLNSLHSPTISQLYDEDWYAIEVIINEKKVRELLPKLKDAGASGFVEYPLNKVIP, from the coding sequence ATGGAAGATAAAAATTTAAAGCTTGCTTTACCAAAAGGAAGTCTGCAGGAACTAACGCTAAAGTTGTTTAAAAAGGCTGGATATAATATAAATGTTTCTCATCGATCATACTATCCTGTTATAGATGATGAAGAAATATCATGTATGCTTTTAAGGGCTCAGGAAATACCTGTTTATGTAGAAAAAGGATATTTAGATTGCGGACTTACTGGTTATGACTGGATCCTTGAACAAAATGTGGATGTTGTAGAGATTGCAGAGCTTAGATATGCAAAAGAGGGTTTCAGACCTGTAAGATGGGTTCTGGCTGTTCCAGAGGACTCTCCAATTAAAAGTATTGAAGAGTTACAGAATAAAAGAATCGCTACAGAGCTTGTTGGATATACAAAAAGATATTTAAAATCAAAAGGAATTAAAGCTGAGGTTTATTTTTCATGGGGAGCTACAGAGGTTAAACCTCCTTATCTTGCTGATGCTATAGTTGATCTAACAGAAACAGGAAGTTCTATTAAAGCCAACAAATTGCGCATAATTGATGTAATTCTTGAGTCAACAACCCGATTTATTTCAAATAAGAATACCCTGAAAAATCAGTGGAAGAAGAAAAAAATGCAGGACATCGCGATGCTTCTTCAGGGTGCCTTACTCGCTGAAGAGAAAGTCGGACTAAAAATGAACGTGCCTAAAGATTCTCTAAAAAAGGTTCTCAGTTTGCTCAATTCTTTACACTCTCCTACAATTTCACAACTTTATGATGAAGACTGGTATGCAATAGAGGTCATCATAAATGAAAAAAAGGTTAGAGAGCTTCTTCCTAAACTCAAAGATGCAGGAGCATCTGGTTTTGTTGAATATCCATTAAATAAAGTAATTCCTTAG
- the rplU gene encoding 50S ribosomal protein L21: MYAVIETGGKQLKVKAGDTVKVEKLSLEPGQEVVFDKILLFKSDDELKVGKPYLEGIKVKAQVIDEAKDKKVLIYRPPSKKAMHKLKGHRQWYTKIKVLEIIGG; encoded by the coding sequence ATGTATGCAGTTATAGAAACCGGCGGAAAGCAACTGAAAGTTAAAGCTGGAGATACTGTTAAAGTTGAAAAACTTAGTTTAGAACCAGGACAGGAAGTTGTTTTTGATAAGATTTTACTTTTTAAATCAGATGATGAACTGAAAGTAGGGAAGCCTTATCTTGAAGGTATTAAAGTGAAAGCTCAAGTGATTGATGAGGCAAAGGACAAAAAAGTGCTTATTTACAGACCCCCTTCAAAAAAAGCCATGCACAAGCTTAAAGGACACAGACAGTGGTATACTAAAATAAAAGTACTGGAAATTATAGGAGGATAA